One part of the Conexibacter woesei Iso977N genome encodes these proteins:
- a CDS encoding AAA family ATPase → MTTNTADITLVTISASYGAGGSVVGPALAQRLGVPFVDRAVQAAIAEKMGISPDAAERLDEDVERGLDRVLTHLAPISEYYGDVDPEVLKRSSHHEAAEQAIRELAGGGRAVVLGRAGAVVLAHDPRALHVRLDGPPDARIPQAARIERIDEDTAARRLRSTDRAREAYVKRYYRCDAKDTDLYDIVLDSTRLGPELCVDIIATACGCGGSDASHAAATPPSSSSPSPAP, encoded by the coding sequence ATGACGACGAACACGGCCGACATCACGCTCGTCACGATCTCCGCCTCCTACGGTGCCGGCGGCAGCGTCGTCGGGCCCGCGCTCGCGCAGCGGCTCGGCGTCCCGTTCGTCGACCGCGCCGTGCAGGCCGCGATCGCCGAGAAGATGGGGATCTCCCCCGACGCCGCCGAGCGCCTCGACGAGGACGTCGAGCGCGGCCTGGACCGCGTGCTCACCCACCTCGCGCCGATCAGCGAGTACTACGGCGACGTGGACCCGGAGGTCCTCAAGCGCTCCAGCCACCACGAGGCCGCCGAGCAGGCGATCCGGGAGCTGGCCGGCGGCGGCCGCGCGGTCGTCCTGGGCCGCGCCGGCGCCGTCGTCCTGGCCCACGACCCGCGCGCGCTGCACGTCCGCCTCGACGGCCCGCCCGACGCGCGGATCCCGCAGGCCGCGCGGATAGAGCGCATCGACGAGGACACCGCGGCGCGCCGCCTGAGGTCCACCGACCGCGCCCGCGAGGCCTACGTCAAGCGCTACTACCGCTGCGACGCCAAGGACACCGACCTGTACGACATCGTCCTCGACTCGACGCGCCTGGGCCCGGAGCTGTGCGTCGACATCATCGCGACCGCCTGCGGCTGCGGCGGCTCCGACGCCAGCCACGCCGCGGCTACGCCGCCGTCTTCGAGCTCCCCATCTCCTGCGCCATGA